The following coding sequences are from one Desulfurobacterium indicum window:
- a CDS encoding transcription termination/antitermination NusG family protein: protein MSSIISEPKWYIVSIKPRKEKIVFVQFERVNIEYFYPIIKVKKGKLLKEEPLFPGYMFAKFAIAEHFNNVRYARGVKDIVRFGRNIPYIDESFIENLKEKTNSIIDFGKVDLKEGDVVKIKEGPYQGFNRSGAETQKR, encoded by the coding sequence ATGAGTAGCATTATAAGCGAACCGAAATGGTACATAGTCAGCATCAAGCCGAGAAAAGAAAAGATCGTTTTTGTCCAGTTTGAAAGAGTAAACATTGAATACTTTTATCCTATCATAAAGGTCAAAAAGGGAAAACTTTTAAAAGAAGAACCACTATTTCCTGGTTACATGTTTGCAAAATTCGCAATAGCCGAGCATTTTAACAACGTCAGATACGCAAGAGGCGTAAAAGATATCGTAAGATTTGGCAGAAACATACCGTACATAGATGAAAGCTTTATAGAAAACCTAAAAGAAAAGACAAACTCAATTATAGATTTTGGAAAAGTAGATCTAAAAGAAGGTGATGTAGTAAAAATTAAGGAAGGACCTTATCAGGGATTTAATAGGTCAGGTGCTGAAACTCAAAAAAGGTGA
- a CDS encoding aconitate hydratase codes for MGLNIVQKIIKTHLVEGEMVAGKPIAIRIDQTLTQDATGTMAYLHFEGMGLPKVQTELSVSYVDHNTLQAGGPENANDHLFLQTVAAKYGIYFSKAGNGICHQVHLERFAVPGKTLLGSDSHTPTAGGIGSLAIGAGGMDVALAMAGEPFYLNMPKVVRVNLYGKLRPFVSAKDVILELLRRLTVKGGVGKVFEYGGEGVKYLSVPERATITNMGAELGATTSIFPSDEQTYAFMKAQGREAQWRRLEADPDAEYDEVIDIDLSELEPLIACPHMPDQVKKVKELEGLKVHQVAIGSCTNSSYRDLMTVAKMFEQSGNRVHPMVSAAISPGSKQVLRMIDKEGMYDVLLRAGFRFLECACGPCIGMGFSPPSGGVSVRTFNRNFLGRSGTKDAQVYLASPETAAAIAMTGEMTDPRDLGLEEIKVFLPEKFDIDDSMIFAPAADPDEVEVWKGPTINYVGYKEPLGDKLEGEVLLKVGDNITTDHIIPGGAKILPLRSNIPAISQYVYSVVDETFAKRAQEKGGGFIVGGENYGQGSSREHAAIGPMYLGIKAVIAKSYARIHKANLINFGILPLVFVNPEDYDKIDQGDILEIDTSNFAPGEDNIITVINRTKGISIPTKHGLNERQVKIIKAGGVLKYVKDKFEGKVD; via the coding sequence ATGGGACTGAACATCGTGCAGAAGATAATCAAAACTCACCTTGTAGAAGGTGAGATGGTGGCGGGAAAGCCAATCGCCATCAGAATTGACCAGACTTTAACACAGGATGCAACTGGAACTATGGCGTACCTTCATTTTGAAGGCATGGGACTTCCAAAGGTTCAGACGGAGCTTTCAGTTTCTTACGTTGACCACAACACACTTCAGGCTGGTGGTCCAGAAAACGCTAATGACCATCTTTTCCTTCAAACAGTGGCTGCTAAGTACGGTATCTACTTCTCAAAAGCTGGAAACGGTATCTGTCACCAGGTTCATCTTGAGAGATTTGCCGTTCCTGGAAAAACGCTTTTAGGTTCTGACTCTCACACACCAACAGCTGGTGGTATTGGATCTCTTGCTATTGGTGCCGGTGGTATGGACGTTGCACTTGCGATGGCTGGAGAACCTTTCTACCTTAACATGCCAAAGGTTGTAAGGGTTAACCTATACGGAAAACTCAGACCTTTTGTTTCTGCGAAAGACGTTATTTTAGAGCTTCTTAGAAGACTTACGGTTAAAGGTGGTGTGGGTAAGGTATTTGAATACGGTGGAGAAGGTGTTAAATATCTTAGTGTTCCTGAAAGAGCCACTATTACAAACATGGGTGCTGAGCTTGGTGCTACAACTTCTATCTTCCCAAGTGATGAGCAGACTTATGCATTTATGAAGGCTCAGGGAAGAGAGGCTCAGTGGAGAAGACTCGAAGCTGATCCTGACGCTGAGTATGACGAAGTTATAGATATTGATCTTTCTGAGCTTGAACCTCTTATTGCATGTCCACACATGCCTGACCAGGTTAAAAAGGTAAAGGAGCTTGAAGGGTTAAAGGTTCATCAGGTAGCTATCGGTTCATGTACGAACTCTTCTTACAGAGACCTTATGACTGTTGCAAAGATGTTTGAGCAGTCTGGAAATAGAGTTCATCCAATGGTATCTGCCGCCATTTCTCCTGGTTCAAAGCAGGTTCTCAGAATGATTGATAAAGAAGGTATGTACGATGTACTTTTAAGAGCAGGATTTAGATTCCTTGAGTGTGCGTGTGGTCCATGTATTGGTATGGGTTTCTCACCACCATCTGGAGGTGTTTCTGTAAGAACGTTTAACAGAAACTTCCTTGGCCGTTCTGGAACGAAGGATGCTCAGGTTTATCTAGCTTCCCCGGAAACGGCTGCTGCAATAGCTATGACTGGTGAGATGACAGATCCAAGAGACCTTGGCCTTGAAGAGATCAAGGTATTCCTCCCTGAGAAGTTTGATATTGATGATTCAATGATATTTGCACCTGCTGCTGATCCGGATGAAGTAGAAGTATGGAAGGGTCCAACAATCAACTATGTAGGTTATAAAGAGCCTCTTGGTGACAAGCTTGAAGGTGAAGTTCTCCTTAAAGTTGGTGATAACATAACAACTGACCACATTATTCCTGGTGGTGCAAAAATCTTGCCGCTCCGTTCAAACATTCCTGCTATTTCTCAGTACGTTTACAGTGTTGTTGATGAAACGTTTGCCAAGCGTGCACAGGAGAAAGGCGGCGGATTTATTGTTGGTGGTGAAAACTACGGCCAGGGTTCTTCAAGGGAGCACGCTGCTATTGGTCCTATGTACCTTGGTATTAAAGCTGTTATTGCCAAGTCTTACGCAAGGATCCACAAGGCTAACCTTATCAACTTTGGTATTCTTCCGCTTGTTTTTGTTAATCCGGAAGATTACGACAAGATTGATCAGGGTGACATTCTTGAGATTGATACTTCAAACTTTGCTCCCGGCGAAGACAACATCATCACCGTTATTAACAGAACAAAAGGTATTTCAATACCGACAAAGCACGGCTTGAACGAAAGACAGGTTAAGATTATCAAGGCCGGTGGTGTTCTTAAGTATGTTAAGGACAAGTTTGAAGGAAAAGTTGACTAA